CCCGCACCTTGACCCCCACCCAGCGCAGAAGCAACAAACCAAGCAAGCCCAAACCCGCAGCGGCGATTGCCAGGCCGGAGCCCCAGACGCTGGCGGCGGCGCGGCTGGCCGCCAGGAGAGCCTCACCCACCGAAAGCCCCGTCACCTCCCAAAAGGCACGGGCCAGAAGCCCCAGCTCTTCACGCCCGGGAAGCCCGCGTCCCAGAGCGGAAAGCCCTGCGATCAGCGAACCCAGGCCCAGGACCAGAGGCAGGTAGGTTTGGGGCTTTCGCCACAGCCAACCAGGATGGGGAAGGCGGGAAACCCACCCTCTTGCCTGTTGTTCCTCCCGGGGAGCCAGGCCCCGAAGCTGTTCCAGGAGGGCGGCGTGGGCAGCGCACACCCCACAGCGGGCCACGTGAGCTGTGACCTGCTCCTGGCGGCTGCCCTCTTCCAGCAACGTTTGAACTTCCTCGCAGCTCACTCCAGCCCTCCCACCTGGCCCAAGAACGGGGCCAGGGCTTCCCTAAGTACGCTGTGGGCCCGAAAAAGTTTGTTCTTCACCGTGCCCAGGGGCAGCCCCTTAAGCTCGGCAATGTCCTGATAGGCCAGACCCACGAAATGGCGGAGCACCACCAGTTCCCGGAGCGAATCCGGCAGCTTGGCGATCTCTTCCTCCAGCGCCCTGGCCAACTGCTTGTTGGCCAGTTGCTCCAGGGGCGAGCGCAGGGCGTCCCGCAGGGGCAGCTCGCGCATTTCCCCCTCTTCATCCACGGTGGTGAGGGGCACATCGGTGTGCCGCCGCCGGCGCAGGGTATCCACGGCCAAATTGTGGGCAATGCGGAAAAGCCAGGTGGAAAAACGAAAGGAACGGTCGTACCGGTGCAGGTTGGCCCAGGCTTTCAGGAAGGCCTCCTGCACCAGATCCCGGGCGGTTTCCTCCTCCCCCACGATGTGCCACACGTAAAGGCGGAGCTTGCCCTCGTAACGGGTGGCGAGCTCCCCAAAAGCCTGTTCGTCCCCCTCCTGGGCTTGCGCCACCAGCACCGAGTCGTCTACCGGCACGGGGAAAGTGTAACTCTCAATGCCCTTGTGAAAGTCAGTTGCAAAGTAAACGAAAACCGTTACAATGGCCGTGGGGCCCG
This is a stretch of genomic DNA from Thermoanaerobaculum aquaticum. It encodes these proteins:
- a CDS encoding RNA polymerase sigma factor is translated as MPVDDSVLVAQAQEGDEQAFGELATRYEGKLRLYVWHIVGEEETARDLVQEAFLKAWANLHRYDRSFRFSTWLFRIAHNLAVDTLRRRRHTDVPLTTVDEEGEMRELPLRDALRSPLEQLANKQLARALEEEIAKLPDSLRELVVLRHFVGLAYQDIAELKGLPLGTVKNKLFRAHSVLREALAPFLGQVGGLE